In a genomic window of Zonotrichia albicollis isolate bZonAlb1 chromosome 7, bZonAlb1.hap1, whole genome shotgun sequence:
- the WNT8B gene encoding protein Wnt-8b isoform X4, producing the protein MDPYLGIFFLTPFFQSCYAWSVNNFLMTGPKAYLIYSSSVAAGAQSGIEECKFQFAWDRWNCPERALQLSSHGGLRSANRETAFVHAISSAGVMYTLTRNCSLGDFDNCGCDDSRNGQLGGQGWLWGGCSDNVGFGEAISKQFVDALETGQDARAAMNLHNNEAGRKAVKGTMKRTCKCHGVSGSCTTQTCWLQLPEFREVGTYLKERYHKALKVDLLQGAGNSAASRGAIAETFSSISKKELVHLEDSPDYCLENKTLGLLGTEGRECLKRGKALSKWEKRSCRRLCGDCGLAVEERRAEMVSSCNCKFHWCCAVRCEQCRKRVTKYFCVRKEKRERSGGGGASRKLKRKL; encoded by the exons ATGGACCCTTATCTGGGCATCTTCTTCCTCACTCCCTTCTTCCAGTCCTGCTATGCCTG GTCAGTGAATAATTTCCTGATGACGGGCCCCAAG GCCTATCTCATCTACTCCAGCAGCGTGGCGGCCGGGGCGCAGAGCGGCATCGAGGAGTGCAAGTTCCAGTTCGCCTGGGACCGCTGGAACTGCCCGGAGAGGGCACTGCAGCTCTCCAGCCACGGCGGGCTGCGCAGTG CAAACCGAGAAACAGCCTTTGTCCACGCCATCAGCTCTGCAGGTGTCATGTACACGCTGACCCGGAACTGCAGCCTGGGCGATTTTGACAACTGTGGCTGTGACGACTCCCGCAATGGACAGCTGG GGGGACAAGGCTGGCTGTGGGGAGGCTGCAGCGATAATGTGGGCTTTGGGGAAGCTATTTCCAAGCAGTTTGTGGATGCCCTGGAGACTGGACAAGATGCCAGAGCTGCTATGAACCTGCATAACAACGAGGCAGGTAGAAAG GCAGTGAAAGGGACCATGAAGCGGACTTGCAAATGCCATGGTGTGTCGGGGAGCTGCACCACCCAgacctgctggctgcagttgcCTGAGTTTCGGGAGGTGGGCACTTACCTCAAGGAGAGGTACCACAAAGCCCTGAAGGTGGActtgctgcagggagcagggaacagCGCTGCCAGCCGGGGTGCCATCGCTGAGACCTTCAGTTCCATCTCCAAGAAGGAACTGGTCCATTTGGAAGACTCTCCTGACTACTGCCTGGAGAACAAGacgctggggctgctgggcacggagggcagggagtgcctgAAGAGGGGCAAGGCGCTCAGCAAGTGGGAGAAGAGGAGCTGCCGGCGGCTGTGCGGGGACTGCGGGCTGGCGGTGGAGGAGAGGCGAGCCGAGATGGTGTCCAGCTGCAACTGCAAGTTCCACTGGTGCTGCGCCGTGCGCTGCGAGCAGTGCCGCAAACGGGTCACCAAGTACTTCTGTGTCCGCAAGGAGAAGCGCGAGCGGAGCGGGGGTGGCGGAGCCAGCCGCAAGCTCAAGAGAAAGCTCTAA
- the WNT8B gene encoding protein Wnt-8b isoform X3, with amino-acid sequence MDPYLGIFFLTPFFQSCYAWSVNNFLMTGPKAYLIYSSSVAAGAQSGIEECKFQFAWDRWNCPERALQLSSHGGLRSANRETAFVHAISSAGVMYTLTRNCSLGDFDNCGCDDSRNGQLAHISSPFLGGQGWLWGGCSDNVGFGEAISKQFVDALETGQDARAAMNLHNNEAGRKAVKGTMKRTCKCHGVSGSCTTQTCWLQLPEFREVGTYLKERYHKALKVDLLQGAGNSAASRGAIAETFSSISKKELVHLEDSPDYCLENKTLGLLGTEGRECLKRGKALSKWEKRSCRRLCGDCGLAVEERRAEMVSSCNCKFHWCCAVRCEQCRKRVTKYFCVRKEKRERSGGGGASRKLKRKL; translated from the exons ATGGACCCTTATCTGGGCATCTTCTTCCTCACTCCCTTCTTCCAGTCCTGCTATGCCTG GTCAGTGAATAATTTCCTGATGACGGGCCCCAAG GCCTATCTCATCTACTCCAGCAGCGTGGCGGCCGGGGCGCAGAGCGGCATCGAGGAGTGCAAGTTCCAGTTCGCCTGGGACCGCTGGAACTGCCCGGAGAGGGCACTGCAGCTCTCCAGCCACGGCGGGCTGCGCAGTG CAAACCGAGAAACAGCCTTTGTCCACGCCATCAGCTCTGCAGGTGTCATGTACACGCTGACCCGGAACTGCAGCCTGGGCGATTTTGACAACTGTGGCTGTGACGACTCCCGCAATGGACAGCTGG CACACATCTCATCTCCTTTCTTAGGGGGACAAGGCTGGCTGTGGGGAGGCTGCAGCGATAATGTGGGCTTTGGGGAAGCTATTTCCAAGCAGTTTGTGGATGCCCTGGAGACTGGACAAGATGCCAGAGCTGCTATGAACCTGCATAACAACGAGGCAGGTAGAAAG GCAGTGAAAGGGACCATGAAGCGGACTTGCAAATGCCATGGTGTGTCGGGGAGCTGCACCACCCAgacctgctggctgcagttgcCTGAGTTTCGGGAGGTGGGCACTTACCTCAAGGAGAGGTACCACAAAGCCCTGAAGGTGGActtgctgcagggagcagggaacagCGCTGCCAGCCGGGGTGCCATCGCTGAGACCTTCAGTTCCATCTCCAAGAAGGAACTGGTCCATTTGGAAGACTCTCCTGACTACTGCCTGGAGAACAAGacgctggggctgctgggcacggagggcagggagtgcctgAAGAGGGGCAAGGCGCTCAGCAAGTGGGAGAAGAGGAGCTGCCGGCGGCTGTGCGGGGACTGCGGGCTGGCGGTGGAGGAGAGGCGAGCCGAGATGGTGTCCAGCTGCAACTGCAAGTTCCACTGGTGCTGCGCCGTGCGCTGCGAGCAGTGCCGCAAACGGGTCACCAAGTACTTCTGTGTCCGCAAGGAGAAGCGCGAGCGGAGCGGGGGTGGCGGAGCCAGCCGCAAGCTCAAGAGAAAGCTCTAA
- the WNT8B gene encoding protein Wnt-8b isoform X2: MDPYLGIFFLTPFFQSCYAWSVNNFLMTGPKAYLIYSSSVAAGAQSGIEECKFQFAWDRWNCPERALQLSSHGGLRSGKESIGYHYWDPLATANRETAFVHAISSAGVMYTLTRNCSLGDFDNCGCDDSRNGQLGGQGWLWGGCSDNVGFGEAISKQFVDALETGQDARAAMNLHNNEAGRKAVKGTMKRTCKCHGVSGSCTTQTCWLQLPEFREVGTYLKERYHKALKVDLLQGAGNSAASRGAIAETFSSISKKELVHLEDSPDYCLENKTLGLLGTEGRECLKRGKALSKWEKRSCRRLCGDCGLAVEERRAEMVSSCNCKFHWCCAVRCEQCRKRVTKYFCVRKEKRERSGGGGASRKLKRKL, encoded by the exons ATGGACCCTTATCTGGGCATCTTCTTCCTCACTCCCTTCTTCCAGTCCTGCTATGCCTG GTCAGTGAATAATTTCCTGATGACGGGCCCCAAG GCCTATCTCATCTACTCCAGCAGCGTGGCGGCCGGGGCGCAGAGCGGCATCGAGGAGTGCAAGTTCCAGTTCGCCTGGGACCGCTGGAACTGCCCGGAGAGGGCACTGCAGCTCTCCAGCCACGGCGGGCTGCGCAGTGGTAAGGAAAGTATTGGATACCACTACTGGGACCCCCTTGCTACAG CAAACCGAGAAACAGCCTTTGTCCACGCCATCAGCTCTGCAGGTGTCATGTACACGCTGACCCGGAACTGCAGCCTGGGCGATTTTGACAACTGTGGCTGTGACGACTCCCGCAATGGACAGCTGG GGGGACAAGGCTGGCTGTGGGGAGGCTGCAGCGATAATGTGGGCTTTGGGGAAGCTATTTCCAAGCAGTTTGTGGATGCCCTGGAGACTGGACAAGATGCCAGAGCTGCTATGAACCTGCATAACAACGAGGCAGGTAGAAAG GCAGTGAAAGGGACCATGAAGCGGACTTGCAAATGCCATGGTGTGTCGGGGAGCTGCACCACCCAgacctgctggctgcagttgcCTGAGTTTCGGGAGGTGGGCACTTACCTCAAGGAGAGGTACCACAAAGCCCTGAAGGTGGActtgctgcagggagcagggaacagCGCTGCCAGCCGGGGTGCCATCGCTGAGACCTTCAGTTCCATCTCCAAGAAGGAACTGGTCCATTTGGAAGACTCTCCTGACTACTGCCTGGAGAACAAGacgctggggctgctgggcacggagggcagggagtgcctgAAGAGGGGCAAGGCGCTCAGCAAGTGGGAGAAGAGGAGCTGCCGGCGGCTGTGCGGGGACTGCGGGCTGGCGGTGGAGGAGAGGCGAGCCGAGATGGTGTCCAGCTGCAACTGCAAGTTCCACTGGTGCTGCGCCGTGCGCTGCGAGCAGTGCCGCAAACGGGTCACCAAGTACTTCTGTGTCCGCAAGGAGAAGCGCGAGCGGAGCGGGGGTGGCGGAGCCAGCCGCAAGCTCAAGAGAAAGCTCTAA
- the WNT8B gene encoding protein Wnt-8b isoform X1: MDPYLGIFFLTPFFQSCYAWSVNNFLMTGPKAYLIYSSSVAAGAQSGIEECKFQFAWDRWNCPERALQLSSHGGLRSGKESIGYHYWDPLATANRETAFVHAISSAGVMYTLTRNCSLGDFDNCGCDDSRNGQLAHISSPFLGGQGWLWGGCSDNVGFGEAISKQFVDALETGQDARAAMNLHNNEAGRKAVKGTMKRTCKCHGVSGSCTTQTCWLQLPEFREVGTYLKERYHKALKVDLLQGAGNSAASRGAIAETFSSISKKELVHLEDSPDYCLENKTLGLLGTEGRECLKRGKALSKWEKRSCRRLCGDCGLAVEERRAEMVSSCNCKFHWCCAVRCEQCRKRVTKYFCVRKEKRERSGGGGASRKLKRKL; the protein is encoded by the exons ATGGACCCTTATCTGGGCATCTTCTTCCTCACTCCCTTCTTCCAGTCCTGCTATGCCTG GTCAGTGAATAATTTCCTGATGACGGGCCCCAAG GCCTATCTCATCTACTCCAGCAGCGTGGCGGCCGGGGCGCAGAGCGGCATCGAGGAGTGCAAGTTCCAGTTCGCCTGGGACCGCTGGAACTGCCCGGAGAGGGCACTGCAGCTCTCCAGCCACGGCGGGCTGCGCAGTGGTAAGGAAAGTATTGGATACCACTACTGGGACCCCCTTGCTACAG CAAACCGAGAAACAGCCTTTGTCCACGCCATCAGCTCTGCAGGTGTCATGTACACGCTGACCCGGAACTGCAGCCTGGGCGATTTTGACAACTGTGGCTGTGACGACTCCCGCAATGGACAGCTGG CACACATCTCATCTCCTTTCTTAGGGGGACAAGGCTGGCTGTGGGGAGGCTGCAGCGATAATGTGGGCTTTGGGGAAGCTATTTCCAAGCAGTTTGTGGATGCCCTGGAGACTGGACAAGATGCCAGAGCTGCTATGAACCTGCATAACAACGAGGCAGGTAGAAAG GCAGTGAAAGGGACCATGAAGCGGACTTGCAAATGCCATGGTGTGTCGGGGAGCTGCACCACCCAgacctgctggctgcagttgcCTGAGTTTCGGGAGGTGGGCACTTACCTCAAGGAGAGGTACCACAAAGCCCTGAAGGTGGActtgctgcagggagcagggaacagCGCTGCCAGCCGGGGTGCCATCGCTGAGACCTTCAGTTCCATCTCCAAGAAGGAACTGGTCCATTTGGAAGACTCTCCTGACTACTGCCTGGAGAACAAGacgctggggctgctgggcacggagggcagggagtgcctgAAGAGGGGCAAGGCGCTCAGCAAGTGGGAGAAGAGGAGCTGCCGGCGGCTGTGCGGGGACTGCGGGCTGGCGGTGGAGGAGAGGCGAGCCGAGATGGTGTCCAGCTGCAACTGCAAGTTCCACTGGTGCTGCGCCGTGCGCTGCGAGCAGTGCCGCAAACGGGTCACCAAGTACTTCTGTGTCCGCAAGGAGAAGCGCGAGCGGAGCGGGGGTGGCGGAGCCAGCCGCAAGCTCAAGAGAAAGCTCTAA